CGACCCGACCTGTCCGCCGGAGCCCGCAGGGCGAAGGCGGAAGGGGAGCGCCGTACCAGTGCCTTGGGGAGTGCGCAACGCATGATTGACGTAAACCGCGAGGGTGACGTGTGGGTCGTCGCGGAACAGAACGACGGCCAACTGCACGACGTCGGCCTGGAACTTCTGTCGAAGGGCCGGGAGTTGGCCGAGACGCTGGGCGTTCGCCTGACGGCGGTCGTGATGGGGGCCGACGTGGCCCGCCACGCCGAACGCCTCATCCATCACGGCGCCGACCGCGTCGTGGCGGCCGAGGACGCTCTCCTGGCGCACTACCAGACCAATCCGTACGCGAAGGTTCTCTGCCGCCTCATCGAGGAGCACAAGCCGCAGATCGTCATCTACGGCGCAACGCCCCTTGGCCGCGACCTCGCGCCGCGCGTGGCCAGCGCCCTTCGTGCCGGCCTGACGGCCGACTGCACGGACCTGGACATCGGCGACCACGTCGAGCCGGGCACCAAGGAGAAGTACGACCGGTTGCTCTTGCAGATCCGTCCCGCGTTCGGGGGCAACATCATTGCGACGATCGTGAACCCCGAGCGCTGGCCGCAGATGGCCACGGTCCGCGAAGGCGTGATGCGCCTGCCCGACGCCGACCCGTCGCGCCGCGGTGAGATCATCCGCTTTAGGCCGGGCCTTTCGGCCGAGGACCTGCCCTTGAAGATCCTCGATCATACGAAAGCCGAACGAAAGGTGAACCTGAAAGCGGCCCGGGTCATCGTCGCGGGCGGGGCGGGGGTAGGCAGCAAGGAGAACTTCCGGCTGATCTGGGACCTGGCGAATTCGCTCGGCGCCGCCGCCGGCGCCAGCCGCGCCGCCGTCGACAACGGCTGGATCGACAAGGACCACCAAGTGGGCCAGACGGGGACGACGGTCCGGCCGGCCTTGTACATAGCGGTCGGCATCAGCGGTGCGGTCCAGCACCGGGCGGGGATGAGCGAGGCCCAGAAGATCGTGGCCATCAACGCCGACCCGCACGCTCCGATATTCCAAGTGGCCCACTACGGCATCGTGGGCGACCTGAATCGCGTGATTCCGATGATGATCTACGCCATTAAGAAGCGGGTGTGATCGTGGCGAACTTTTTTTCGGACAATTCCGACATTCAGTTTCACTTGGGCCGGCTGAAACTCGAGCCGCTCGTTCGCATGCGCGAGCGCGATTTTGCGGAGGCCGCCGAGTGCGACTACGCGCCCGAAACGGTCGAGGACGCCGTAGACAATTATCGGCGGGTGCTGGCGCTGGTGGGCGAGATCGCGGGCGACGTGGTGGCGCCCGAGTCGCCGGAGATCGACCGCGCGGGGTCGCACCTCTGCTCGGAAGAGGCGTGCGTGCGGTATGCGCCCGGCATCGAGAAGGCGCTGAAGGCGTTGGCGCAGGCGGACCTGATGGGGTTCACGCTGCCGAGGCGGTTCGGTGGCCTCAACTGTCCGGGCATCATCTATACGATCGGCACCGAGATGATCAGCCGCGCCGACGCCAGCCTCATGAATATCTTCGGCCTCCAGGGCATCGCGGAGACGATCAACGCCTTCGCGTCCGAAGACCAGAAGCAGCGGACGCTCCCGCGCTTCAGCGCCGGCACGGTGACCGGCGCGATGGTCCTGACGGAACCGGACGCGGGCAGCGACCTTCAGAACGTCCAGTTGCAGGCCTACGAGGACGGGACGGGCCAGTGGCGCTTGAAGGGCGTCAAGCGGTTCATCACGAACGGCTGCGGGGAGATCCTGCTGGTGCTTGCGCGGAGCGAGCCGGACGAGGCGGGCGGCATGGGCCTGAGTCTGTTCCTCTGCGAACGGAACCCGGCAATCCGCATCCGGCGGACCGAAGACAAAATGGGCATCCACGGGTCGCCGACGTGCGAGATGCAGTTTAACGACGCCCCCGCGGAACTGGTGGGCGAGCGGCGTCGCGGCCTGGTGACGTACGTCATGGCCCTGATGAACGGGGCGCGGATCGGGATCGCGGCCCAGAGCCTGGGCATCGCGGAGGCGGCGTTCCGGGTGGCCCGGAACTACGCGGCGACGCGCGTCCAGTTCGGCCGGCCCATCGAGCGGATGCCGGCCGTCGCCGACCTCCTGGCCGAAATGAAACTCGCCATCGAATCCGGCCGCGCGCTGCTATACGAGGCGACGCTGGCGGCCGACTATGAGTATGGCCTCGAAGAGGCCATGGCGCGGTGCGAGGACCCCCAGCGGCGCCAGGAGATGAACAAGGAACAGAAGAAGTACAAGCGTCTGGCGGCGCTCCTGACGCCGATGGCGAAGTATTGGCTCAGCGAAATGTGCAACCGCGTGGCGTACGAGGCCATCAGCGTGCTCGGCGGATCGGGCTACATGCGCGACTACCCGCTGGAGCAACTGTATCGCGACGCGCGGATCACGTCGATCTACGAAGGGACGAGCCAGTTGCAGGTTCTGGCGACGGTGCGTGGCGTGACGAGCGGGACGGCGGAGAAGCGCTTCGCTGAGATGGACGCGTCCCCGCCGCCGAGGGGCTTCAAGGGCCTCGCCGACCGCCTTCGCCGAATGCGCGTGAATCTCGATAAGGCCGTTACGCAACTGAAGAGCGAGCGGGGGGCGGACTACCTCGACCTCTGGGCCCGGCCGCTTGTCGATGTGGCGACGGACCTGTATCTGGCGTACCTGTGGCTCGGCATGGCGCGCGACTCCAAGACGAAGGCTGTCAGCGCCAGGCGGTTCATCAGCCGCGCCGTCGTCCGGTGCGAGCAGATGCTCCGCCTGATTAGCAGCGGCGATCGCTCGACGCTCGACCATTTCGACGTCCTGGTCGGGCCGACCTTCGCCGAAGAGTGAGCCGGCGAGGCGAAGGGGTTTGCCCGCCGTGGCCGCCGTTAAACTAGGAGAATGCAATGG
The nucleotide sequence above comes from Planctomycetota bacterium. Encoded proteins:
- a CDS encoding electron transfer flavoprotein subunit alpha/FixB family protein; translated protein: MIDVNREGDVWVVAEQNDGQLHDVGLELLSKGRELAETLGVRLTAVVMGADVARHAERLIHHGADRVVAAEDALLAHYQTNPYAKVLCRLIEEHKPQIVIYGATPLGRDLAPRVASALRAGLTADCTDLDIGDHVEPGTKEKYDRLLLQIRPAFGGNIIATIVNPERWPQMATVREGVMRLPDADPSRRGEIIRFRPGLSAEDLPLKILDHTKAERKVNLKAARVIVAGGAGVGSKENFRLIWDLANSLGAAAGASRAAVDNGWIDKDHQVGQTGTTVRPALYIAVGISGAVQHRAGMSEAQKIVAINADPHAPIFQVAHYGIVGDLNRVIPMMIYAIKKRV